In the Oxobacter pfennigii genome, one interval contains:
- a CDS encoding ABC-2 transporter permease translates to MLNLIFKDILIQKKTFLYSVLYALFAVVGITNSFTSRGAYIFGSIGIAYLFVMYSNTYDDKNGCEITLNSLPVSRKDIVLAKYMSVLVFIFIGIIMTVFAGMLVKMLLPQIPLQNMVINDIFMIFACIILMYSIYYPMYFKFGAIKVRMLNMVLYLIFLFGPINLIALADKNTGNSMLNKLLLIITNNPDFYFYAFAAALLLGLMLISLNISIYVYSRKDL, encoded by the coding sequence ATGCTTAATCTAATTTTTAAGGATATACTGATACAAAAGAAAACCTTTCTGTATTCCGTGCTGTATGCTCTTTTTGCAGTAGTAGGAATAACAAACTCATTCACATCAAGAGGAGCATATATATTTGGTTCCATAGGCATTGCATACCTCTTTGTTATGTATTCAAATACCTATGATGACAAAAACGGCTGTGAAATTACACTGAACAGCCTGCCGGTATCCAGGAAAGATATAGTCCTGGCAAAATATATGTCGGTACTGGTATTTATATTTATCGGCATAATAATGACCGTCTTTGCCGGAATGCTCGTAAAAATGCTGCTGCCTCAAATACCCTTGCAAAACATGGTCATTAATGATATTTTTATGATTTTTGCATGCATTATCCTCATGTATTCCATATATTACCCGATGTACTTTAAATTCGGGGCGATAAAGGTGAGGATGCTTAACATGGTGCTTTACTTGATTTTCCTGTTCGGGCCTATCAATTTAATTGCACTGGCCGATAAAAATACCGGCAATTCAATGCTAAATAAGCTTTTATTAATTATAACAAATAATCCGGACTTTTACTTTTATGCTTTTGCGGCCGCACTTTTACTAGGCCTGATGCTCATATCCCTGAATATATCAATTTATGTGTATAGCAGAAAGGATTTATAG
- a CDS encoding ribose-phosphate diphosphokinase codes for MITHGKNIKIFTANSNPGLAKEIADLLGVPVGNSEVYRFSDGEIAMNINETVRGSDVFIVQSTNNPVNDYLMELLIMIDAFKRASAGRITAVIPYYGYARQDRKAKARDPITAKLVADLITTAGADRALTMDLHAAQIQGYFNIPVDHLLGVPILAKYYMSKNLDDIVVVSPDLGSVTRARKFADRLHAPIAIIDKRRPKANVAEIMNIIGDVKGKTAILVDDMIDTAGTIVLGAKSLKEMGAKEVLACCTHAVMSGPAVERLKDSVISELVVLNTINLPEEKKFDRLKVLSVAPVFAEAIKRIYEDLSVSKLFED; via the coding sequence ATGATAACCCATGGTAAGAACATTAAAATTTTTACGGCAAATTCAAATCCAGGCCTTGCAAAGGAAATTGCCGATTTACTGGGAGTACCTGTAGGCAATTCAGAGGTTTATAGATTCAGTGATGGAGAAATAGCAATGAATATCAACGAGACGGTGAGAGGTTCCGATGTCTTCATCGTACAATCAACAAACAATCCGGTAAATGACTATCTGATGGAGCTTTTGATTATGATAGATGCATTTAAAAGGGCATCAGCTGGCAGGATTACAGCTGTAATTCCTTATTACGGCTACGCAAGGCAGGACAGAAAGGCAAAAGCAAGGGATCCAATCACGGCTAAACTGGTTGCGGACTTAATAACTACAGCGGGAGCTGACAGAGCGTTAACCATGGATTTACATGCAGCTCAGATACAGGGATATTTCAATATACCAGTGGATCATCTTCTGGGTGTGCCAATTCTTGCAAAATATTATATGTCAAAGAACCTTGATGATATAGTAGTTGTTTCCCCCGACCTTGGAAGTGTGACAAGGGCCAGAAAATTTGCCGACAGGCTTCATGCACCTATTGCCATCATAGACAAGCGGAGGCCAAAGGCTAATGTGGCTGAAATAATGAATATTATAGGTGATGTAAAAGGGAAAACCGCCATTTTAGTAGATGATATGATAGATACAGCCGGAACCATAGTGTTGGGTGCAAAATCATTGAAGGAAATGGGAGCCAAGGAAGTTTTGGCCTGCTGTACTCATGCCGTAATGTCCGGCCCGGCAGTTGAACGGCTTAAGGATTCTGTTATATCAGAGCTGGTAGTTTTAAATACCATAAACCTTCCTGAAGAAAAGAAATTTGACAGGCTTAAGGTATTATCCGTTGCCCCGGTATTTGCAGAAGCTATAAAAAGAATATATGAAGATCTCTCGGTCAGCAAGCTTTTTGAGGATTGA
- a CDS encoding response regulator transcription factor: protein MENQSKVLLVDDDRNISELIKMYLEKEGYECTQVYNGKEAIDNIDQNFELIILDIMLPIINGWDVLKEIRKKYATPVIMLTAKGETFDKVLGLELGADDYMVKPFDPKELSARVKAVLRRYKSLEAAKVLNFDKLIIDMDKFQIILKGNIVEMPPKELELLYFLASNPNKVYTREQLLNEIWGYDFVGDSRTVDVHVKRLREKIDTDDVNWSLKTVWGVGYKFEVK, encoded by the coding sequence ATGGAAAATCAAAGTAAAGTACTTCTTGTAGACGATGATAGGAATATATCCGAGCTCATAAAGATGTATCTTGAAAAAGAGGGTTATGAATGCACTCAGGTCTATAACGGCAAAGAAGCCATAGACAATATAGATCAGAATTTTGAACTTATAATACTTGATATAATGCTGCCCATTATAAACGGCTGGGATGTATTGAAAGAAATAAGAAAAAAATACGCTACTCCTGTAATAATGCTGACTGCCAAAGGTGAAACCTTTGACAAGGTATTGGGATTGGAACTGGGAGCCGATGACTATATGGTAAAGCCCTTTGATCCTAAGGAACTATCGGCAAGAGTTAAAGCTGTATTAAGAAGATATAAGTCCTTGGAAGCTGCCAAGGTTTTGAATTTTGACAAACTCATCATAGATATGGACAAATTCCAGATAATCTTGAAGGGAAATATAGTGGAGATGCCTCCGAAGGAATTGGAGCTTTTGTATTTTCTTGCATCTAACCCTAATAAGGTGTATACCAGGGAACAGCTGTTAAATGAGATATGGGGTTATGATTTCGTAGGGGATTCAAGGACCGTTGACGTCCATGTTAAAAGGCTCAGGGAAAAGATTGATACCGATGATGTGAATTGGAGTCTTAAAACTGTATGGGGAGTAGGGTATAAGTTCGAGGTGAAATAA
- a CDS encoding ABC transporter ATP-binding protein has translation MSNILSVKNLRKKYKDFTLQDISFNLEKGYIMGFIGPNGAGKSTTIKLIMNLIKKDDGKIEIFGLDNISHEKEIKERIGFVYDESHFYDELSVTEMKNIIAPFYKGWDDKAFVRYLKEFDLPPKKKIKDFSKGMKMKFSLALALSHGAELILMDEPTSGLDPIFRSEILDILYSLMQDENKAIFFSTHITTDLEKVADYITFINDGRIIFSETKDKILETYGVVKGGKELLDSDIKKEFIGIRESSFGFEGLTNNTKKIKSLFKNNVLIEKPSLDDIMVYTVKGVR, from the coding sequence ATGAGCAATATTTTATCAGTCAAAAATTTAAGGAAGAAATATAAGGACTTCACCCTTCAAGATATAAGCTTCAACCTGGAAAAAGGATATATAATGGGATTCATCGGACCAAACGGAGCAGGAAAAAGCACGACAATAAAGCTCATTATGAATCTTATAAAAAAGGATGACGGAAAAATAGAGATTTTTGGGCTAGATAATATATCCCATGAAAAAGAAATTAAAGAGCGGATAGGTTTTGTGTATGACGAAAGCCACTTTTATGATGAACTCTCAGTTACGGAAATGAAAAATATAATTGCACCTTTTTACAAAGGCTGGGATGATAAGGCATTTGTGAGGTATCTTAAGGAATTTGACCTACCCCCCAAAAAGAAGATAAAAGATTTCTCAAAGGGCATGAAGATGAAATTTTCCTTGGCCCTTGCATTATCCCATGGCGCAGAGTTAATCCTTATGGATGAACCGACATCGGGGCTGGATCCAATATTCAGAAGCGAGATACTTGATATACTGTATTCATTAATGCAGGATGAAAACAAGGCAATATTCTTTTCCACCCATATTACAACCGATCTCGAAAAAGTCGCAGATTATATAACATTTATTAATGATGGAAGAATTATCTTTTCGGAAACAAAGGATAAAATACTTGAGACCTACGGTGTGGTCAAAGGCGGAAAGGAACTGCTGGACAGTGATATAAAAAAAGAATTCATAGGGATAAGGGAAAGTTCTTTTGGATTTGAAGGGCTCACAAATAATACAAAAAAAATAAAAAGCCTGTTTAAAAACAATGTGCTTATTGAAAAGCCTTCACTGGACGATATTATGGTCTATACGGTCAAGGGGGTAAGATAA
- the dltC gene encoding D-alanine--poly(phosphoribitol) ligase subunit DltC gives MENKVLNMLEEICGTDEVKNDRDINLFESGLLDSLGITELLIRIEEELGIEIAPTDVEREEIETPNKLIGYLNKRR, from the coding sequence ATGGAAAATAAAGTACTAAATATGCTGGAAGAAATTTGCGGAACTGATGAAGTTAAAAATGACAGGGATATCAATTTATTTGAGTCCGGGCTTTTAGATTCTCTCGGAATTACCGAGCTTTTAATCCGGATAGAAGAGGAGCTTGGCATTGAGATTGCTCCTACAGATGTGGAAAGAGAAGAAATTGAAACTCCCAATAAGCTAATTGGCTACCTTAACAAGAGGAGATAA
- a CDS encoding GntR family transcriptional regulator, translating to MNIIISNSSQEAIYEQIERQIKSLIIKGDLSAGDNLPSIRSLAQELQISVITTKRAYEELERDGFIETVPGKGSFISGQNKELIREKRLKMIEESLAQAVCEARDLNLSLNDLKKMLSILYEEERL from the coding sequence ATGAACATTATTATTTCGAATTCATCCCAGGAAGCTATATATGAGCAGATAGAAAGACAAATTAAAAGTCTCATCATTAAGGGAGATCTTTCTGCCGGTGATAATCTGCCTTCCATAAGGAGCCTGGCACAGGAGCTTCAAATAAGTGTAATTACGACTAAAAGAGCATACGAAGAACTTGAAAGAGACGGCTTTATAGAAACAGTGCCAGGGAAAGGTTCCTTTATATCCGGCCAGAACAAGGAATTAATACGGGAGAAAAGACTAAAAATGATAGAAGAGAGCCTGGCACAGGCAGTATGCGAAGCCAGGGATTTAAATTTGAGCCTTAATGATCTTAAAAAAATGCTGAGTATTTTATATGAGGAGGAAAGATTATGA
- the glmU gene encoding bifunctional UDP-N-acetylglucosamine diphosphorylase/glucosamine-1-phosphate N-acetyltransferase GlmU, giving the protein MKDICAVILAAGEGKRMKSKHSKVTHKLCGKAIIEHVIHSVKAAGIDDVIVVVGHKADEVKGSIKDDVKFALQDIQLGTGHAVMCAESFISRDSSVTLILTGDTPIITKETISNLVKYHIENEFCASILTADFDNPTGYGRIVRDITGNVQKITEQRDANEEELKIKEINSGIYCFISEKLVNALKKISNNNTQGEYYLTDVIEILKSENQPIGAFKTSDNHEIMGINSRQQLAEAVLMMRKRKINKLMEDGVTIVDPDSVYIDADVSIGMDTIIYPNSIIEGKTVIGEDCIIGPNSRIVNCVVHDGVEINNSVALGSEIKSNTHIGPFAYIRPECVIGQDVKIGDFVEVKKSVIGDGTKASHLSYIGDSEVGKNVNIGCGTVTVNYDGRNKHKTIIGDNVFVGCNANLVAPVKINDNSYVAAGSTITDEVPEGALAIAREKQTNKEGWVERKGAGRK; this is encoded by the coding sequence TTGAAGGATATTTGTGCTGTTATACTTGCTGCAGGCGAAGGTAAAAGAATGAAATCCAAACATTCCAAGGTTACTCACAAGCTTTGCGGGAAGGCTATTATAGAGCATGTAATACATTCGGTAAAAGCTGCTGGAATAGATGATGTTATAGTTGTTGTGGGGCATAAAGCAGATGAGGTTAAAGGCTCAATCAAGGATGATGTCAAATTCGCATTGCAGGATATTCAATTAGGAACAGGCCATGCCGTTATGTGTGCTGAGAGCTTTATAAGCCGCGATTCTTCAGTAACTTTAATTTTGACAGGAGATACTCCCATAATCACAAAGGAAACAATTTCGAATCTTGTAAAATATCATATTGAAAATGAATTTTGTGCAAGCATATTGACAGCCGATTTTGATAATCCCACAGGCTACGGAAGAATTGTCAGGGATATTACAGGCAATGTTCAGAAAATTACAGAGCAAAGGGATGCAAACGAGGAAGAATTAAAGATAAAGGAAATCAACTCCGGTATATATTGTTTTATTTCGGAAAAACTTGTTAATGCATTGAAAAAAATCAGTAATAATAATACACAGGGTGAATATTATCTTACTGACGTAATTGAGATATTAAAATCTGAAAATCAACCAATAGGTGCTTTTAAAACATCAGACAACCATGAGATAATGGGGATCAACTCAAGGCAGCAATTGGCAGAAGCAGTTTTAATGATGAGAAAGCGCAAAATAAATAAGCTTATGGAAGATGGAGTTACTATTGTTGACCCTGATTCTGTCTATATAGATGCCGATGTTTCAATTGGCATGGATACAATTATCTATCCTAATTCCATAATAGAAGGAAAAACCGTGATAGGGGAAGACTGTATTATAGGACCCAATTCACGGATTGTAAACTGTGTTGTACATGATGGAGTTGAAATTAACAATTCGGTAGCATTAGGCAGTGAGATAAAGTCCAATACCCATATAGGGCCCTTTGCTTATATAAGGCCGGAATGCGTTATTGGACAGGATGTTAAAATAGGAGATTTTGTTGAGGTTAAAAAATCGGTTATCGGAGACGGTACTAAAGCATCCCACCTCTCATATATAGGGGATTCTGAAGTGGGTAAAAACGTAAATATAGGGTGCGGGACAGTAACTGTAAATTATGATGGAAGGAATAAACATAAGACTATAATAGGCGACAATGTGTTTGTTGGCTGTAATGCCAACCTTGTTGCGCCTGTAAAAATAAATGATAATTCATATGTTGCAGCCGGTTCTACAATAACCGACGAAGTGCCGGAAGGTGCTTTGGCAATAGCCAGAGAAAAGCAGACAAACAAAGAAGGCTGGGTAGAAAGAAAAGGAGCAGGCAGAAAGTAG
- the dltD gene encoding D-alanyl-lipoteichoic acid biosynthesis protein DltD, producing the protein MGKITRIICAVLCFCIIAGIFLYSIDAFYGRSISGVYYDQIGDIYGSTVKNQGMILQKSSVKRDDNLLIFGSSELGSMQKPFYPVDFFAAKKDGFQVNLIGRGYSQSIIHAINIGALGQDMKSKKMVLIISPQWFTKAGLGSEEFNMNFSELQFYSFMFNDEIDKELKLSVAKRISSLAGGNNEFGNIKAFGTLYSMDNMFSKGLLTILMPYYKFKYHLLSIKDKIKSSQLLNLYSAKDEVLLKRSTEFDWEAEKKRAEEAGIKEASNNEFSIENSYYDTYIKNKLSDYKNSYIGQSYLESPEYEDLRLLFDIVKSLGIEPLIISVPVHGEWYDYCGFDKDDRLGYYEKLRNLVSEYGFDMADFSQYEYEDYFLKDIMHLGWKGWVYVNEAIDKFYHGNQQ; encoded by the coding sequence ATGGGCAAAATAACGAGAATAATATGTGCTGTTCTCTGTTTTTGTATAATAGCCGGCATTTTTTTATATTCCATTGATGCTTTTTATGGCAGGAGTATTTCGGGTGTATATTATGACCAGATAGGTGATATATACGGAAGCACTGTGAAAAATCAGGGTATGATCTTACAAAAAAGCTCTGTTAAAAGAGATGATAACCTTCTTATTTTCGGATCTTCAGAATTAGGTTCTATGCAAAAACCCTTTTATCCCGTGGATTTTTTCGCTGCCAAGAAGGATGGCTTTCAGGTCAACCTGATCGGAAGAGGATATTCTCAAAGCATTATACATGCTATAAATATAGGAGCATTAGGTCAGGATATGAAGTCTAAAAAAATGGTATTGATTATATCGCCCCAGTGGTTTACCAAGGCTGGTTTAGGTTCTGAAGAGTTTAATATGAATTTTTCTGAGCTTCAGTTTTATTCCTTTATGTTCAATGATGAAATAGATAAGGAGCTGAAATTATCTGTAGCAAAGAGGATAAGCAGTTTGGCAGGGGGAAATAATGAATTTGGCAATATAAAAGCCTTTGGGACCCTGTATTCAATGGATAATATGTTTTCCAAAGGGCTGCTGACAATTTTAATGCCCTATTACAAATTCAAATATCATCTCCTTTCTATAAAAGACAAAATAAAAAGCAGCCAGCTTTTAAACTTATACAGCGCTAAAGATGAGGTGCTGTTAAAAAGAAGTACGGAGTTTGACTGGGAAGCAGAAAAGAAAAGGGCAGAAGAAGCAGGTATTAAAGAAGCAAGCAACAATGAATTTTCAATAGAAAACAGCTATTATGACACTTATATAAAGAATAAGCTGTCAGATTATAAGAACTCATACATTGGTCAGTCATATCTGGAATCACCGGAATATGAGGATTTAAGGCTTCTTTTTGATATAGTAAAATCTCTGGGGATTGAGCCCTTAATAATAAGCGTGCCCGTTCACGGAGAATGGTATGATTACTGCGGCTTTGATAAAGATGACAGACTAGGTTATTATGAAAAATTAAGGAATCTGGTTTCGGAATATGGCTTTGATATGGCGGATTTCTCCCAGTACGAATATGAGGACTATTTCCTTAAGGACATAATGCATCTTGGCTGGAAAGGGTGGGTGTATGTCAATGAAGCAATTGATAAATTTTATCACGGAAACCAGCAGTAA
- a CDS encoding ABC-2 transporter permease, whose protein sequence is MLNLIIKDIVIQKRSLPTILFLTAIMIVSFQGTHGNGAYIVGSAAVVFILLSGAFAYDEKYRADMLLNSLPVSRKGIVVSRYLSVFAFSIIAVLIMSCAGIILNVSGLPLKIGLISLTDIAVIYAGIIIMSSIYLPIYFKFGYVKSRIFNMILYILTFGGSALISGIRQVLAEEFGYAAMPGFFNYFNLDTAWLLVTTIVLLLSSIMLASVIVSIKVYRSREF, encoded by the coding sequence ATGTTAAACCTGATCATTAAGGATATTGTTATTCAAAAAAGGAGCCTTCCAACCATCTTATTTTTAACGGCCATTATGATTGTTTCCTTTCAGGGGACACATGGAAACGGCGCATATATCGTGGGTTCTGCCGCAGTAGTATTCATCCTTTTATCCGGTGCTTTTGCATATGATGAAAAATACAGGGCAGACATGCTTTTAAACAGCCTTCCTGTAAGCAGGAAGGGAATAGTTGTTTCTAGATATCTCTCGGTATTTGCATTCTCAATAATCGCCGTGCTGATAATGTCATGTGCAGGTATAATTTTAAACGTTTCAGGTCTGCCCCTTAAAATTGGTTTGATAAGCCTTACGGATATTGCTGTTATATATGCCGGAATTATAATTATGTCTTCAATTTATCTCCCCATATATTTTAAATTCGGCTATGTGAAATCAAGGATATTTAATATGATACTTTATATACTCACCTTCGGCGGGTCGGCCCTCATATCAGGTATACGCCAGGTACTTGCGGAGGAGTTCGGATATGCTGCAATGCCCGGTTTTTTTAATTATTTTAATTTAGATACAGCATGGCTGCTTGTAACAACCATTGTCCTGCTTTTATCGTCAATCATGCTGGCTTCCGTAATAGTATCAATTAAAGTGTACCGCAGCAGAGAATTCTAA
- the spoVG gene encoding septation regulator SpoVG: MLITDVRIRKITAEGKMKAIVSVTLDNEFVVHDIKVIDGQNGLFIAMPSRKTPDGEFKDIAHPINTITREKIQTAILSEYEKVMSEEAKGA, encoded by the coding sequence ATGCTAATTACCGATGTAAGAATCAGAAAAATAACTGCTGAGGGGAAAATGAAGGCTATAGTCTCGGTAACCCTTGATAATGAATTTGTCGTTCATGATATCAAGGTTATTGATGGCCAGAACGGACTTTTCATAGCCATGCCCAGCCGCAAGACTCCTGATGGAGAGTTTAAAGATATCGCCCATCCGATTAATACCATCACTCGAGAAAAGATTCAAACTGCCATTCTGAGTGAATATGAAAAAGTAATGTCAGAAGAAGCAAAAGGAGCGTAA
- the dltA gene encoding D-alanine--poly(phosphoribitol) ligase subunit DltA, which produces MSLIDIINSHGKSRKNIAAHTYRDSIITYGELKEMSDSLAGYLIEKYGYDDTPIIVYGHKQKEMLVCFLACVKAGHAYIPIDSSLPYERIKDIIDSSGAKMIFSIGDLFHIPPDVSIIYLNEIHELINRYSTYHPEKCYAVKEDNVYYIIYTSGSTGKPKGVQITLSNLNSFVKWGLSLLRQVENSDLIFLNQAPFSFDLSIMDLYLSLASGSTLFSVDKEMIANPKELFSYLNKSQADIWVSTPSFADMCLADKSFNRFLMPKLKVMMFCGEVLNNGSVRKIHERFCGVKVINTYGPTEATVAVTSVEITKEVLDAFDPLPVGYVKSDCHIIIADSEGREVEMGEKGEIVIAGESVSIGYYKNPEITEKVFFKRAIEGKELRCYRTGDEGYIKNNNLHYSGRIDFQVKLNGYRIELEDIESNLRKIDFIENAVVLPVLKEQKIQYLTAAVALNRMVEATEFKTGLLIKNELKKFIPEYMIPRKIVIRESLPMTANGKINRKALMEEIK; this is translated from the coding sequence GTGAGCTTGATAGATATAATTAATTCCCATGGTAAAAGCAGAAAAAATATTGCAGCACATACCTATAGAGACAGCATCATTACATATGGGGAACTAAAAGAAATGTCGGATTCCCTGGCTGGTTATCTTATTGAAAAGTATGGCTATGATGACACACCTATTATTGTATATGGGCATAAACAGAAGGAGATGCTGGTATGCTTTTTAGCATGTGTAAAAGCAGGACATGCCTACATACCTATTGACAGTTCTCTTCCTTATGAGCGCATTAAAGATATAATCGACAGCTCAGGGGCAAAGATGATTTTTAGTATAGGCGATCTTTTTCATATCCCCCCGGATGTAAGCATTATATATCTGAATGAAATACATGAGCTTATAAATAGATACAGCACTTATCATCCGGAAAAATGCTATGCCGTTAAAGAAGATAATGTATATTACATTATTTATACATCGGGGAGCACAGGAAAACCAAAGGGTGTTCAAATTACGCTTTCAAACCTCAATAGCTTTGTAAAGTGGGGCTTAAGCTTGTTAAGGCAGGTTGAAAACAGTGATCTTATATTTTTGAATCAGGCACCTTTTTCCTTTGATTTATCCATTATGGATTTATATTTGTCTCTTGCATCGGGGTCTACATTGTTCTCTGTTGACAAGGAAATGATTGCAAATCCTAAAGAGCTCTTTTCATACCTTAATAAGTCCCAGGCGGATATTTGGGTGTCAACGCCCTCCTTTGCCGACATGTGCCTTGCTGATAAAAGCTTTAACAGATTCTTAATGCCAAAGCTTAAAGTCATGATGTTTTGCGGCGAGGTATTGAACAACGGCAGTGTGAGAAAAATTCATGAAAGGTTCTGCGGTGTTAAGGTTATAAATACCTATGGGCCTACTGAAGCCACAGTGGCCGTAACATCCGTTGAAATTACAAAGGAAGTTTTGGATGCCTTTGATCCGTTGCCCGTTGGATATGTCAAAAGTGACTGTCATATAATAATAGCTGACAGTGAGGGCAGGGAAGTTGAAATGGGTGAAAAGGGAGAGATAGTAATAGCAGGGGAAAGCGTGAGCATAGGCTATTATAAAAATCCGGAAATTACAGAAAAGGTATTTTTTAAAAGGGCGATTGAGGGAAAAGAATTAAGGTGCTACCGCACAGGAGATGAAGGGTATATAAAGAATAATAACCTTCATTACAGCGGCAGAATAGATTTTCAGGTAAAATTAAACGGCTACAGGATAGAGCTTGAAGATATTGAAAGCAATTTAAGAAAAATAGATTTTATAGAAAATGCAGTGGTGCTTCCAGTTTTGAAGGAGCAAAAAATACAGTACCTGACTGCTGCCGTAGCCTTAAACAGGATGGTAGAAGCGACAGAATTTAAAACGGGGCTTTTAATAAAAAATGAGCTTAAGAAATTTATTCCGGAGTATATGATACCCAGAAAGATAGTGATAAGGGAGTCTCTTCCCATGACTGCAAACGGAAAAATCAACAGGAAGGCTTTAATGGAGGAGATTAAATGA
- the dltB gene encoding D-alanyl-lipoteichoic acid biosynthesis protein DltB: MIPYSGLYFFYILSIAFIPLILLGLKGKPIKKYGMIMNLFMLLLLFGGSKIQTVCLVLFYSGQLVLIRGYIYLRRKYESIWLMRILVALSILPLVLVKASPYFTSWTIGFLGISYVTFKSVQMIIEIHDGLIKEFSIWDFTYFLLFFPSISSGPIDRSRRFMEDINKTFTKDEYKRYLDEGIRKIFYGAAYKFIFSALISTYWMAKIPEAKSILNTINYMYAYSLYLFFDFAGYSLLAVGTSHILGVNTPENFDKPFISKDIKDFWNRWHISLSFWFRDFIYTRFVMRALKKKWFKSRYTASYIGYIITMGVMGIWHGTEIHYILYGLYHALLIISTDFFQRKSSWYKKNKNNEGFNYLSTAVTFNLVCFGFLIFSGYLF; this comes from the coding sequence ATGATTCCATACAGCGGCTTATATTTTTTCTATATATTATCGATTGCTTTCATACCCTTGATTTTATTGGGGCTTAAAGGAAAACCCATAAAAAAATATGGAATGATTATGAATCTCTTTATGCTTCTTCTCCTCTTCGGAGGATCAAAAATACAGACTGTATGCCTTGTGTTATTTTATTCAGGGCAGCTTGTGCTGATAAGAGGATACATTTATTTAAGACGTAAATATGAATCCATATGGCTTATGAGAATTTTGGTGGCTTTATCCATATTGCCCCTGGTCCTTGTCAAAGCAAGTCCCTATTTTACATCCTGGACAATTGGTTTTTTAGGCATATCCTATGTTACCTTTAAAAGCGTCCAGATGATCATTGAAATTCATGACGGTCTTATCAAGGAATTTAGCATATGGGATTTTACCTATTTTCTGCTATTCTTTCCCTCAATAAGCTCAGGGCCTATAGACAGGTCAAGAAGGTTTATGGAGGATATAAACAAAACCTTTACAAAGGATGAATATAAAAGGTACTTAGATGAGGGCATAAGGAAAATATTTTACGGAGCTGCTTACAAATTTATCTTCTCCGCCCTCATATCGACTTACTGGATGGCTAAAATACCCGAGGCAAAAAGCATATTAAATACAATCAACTATATGTATGCATACAGCTTGTATTTATTTTTCGACTTTGCAGGCTACAGCCTGCTTGCCGTAGGCACCAGCCATATTTTAGGAGTAAATACTCCCGAGAATTTTGATAAACCCTTTATAAGCAAGGATATAAAGGATTTTTGGAACAGGTGGCACATTTCCCTCTCCTTTTGGTTCAGGGATTTTATATACACAAGATTTGTAATGAGAGCTTTGAAGAAAAAATGGTTTAAGAGCAGATATACGGCTTCCTACATAGGGTATATAATCACCATGGGAGTCATGGGTATATGGCATGGCACCGAAATTCACTATATATTGTATGGTCTTTATCATGCATTGCTTATCATATCCACGGATTTTTTTCAGAGAAAAAGCTCCTGGTATAAGAAAAATAAAAATAATGAAGGCTTTAACTATCTCTCAACAGCTGTCACCTTTAACCTGGTGTGCTTTGGGTTTTTGATATTTTCGGGATATCTGTTTTAG